The Candidatus Methylomirabilis tolerans genome contains the following window.
GAAGCCGCGGGTGATGTACCCTTCGAGATACCGAGGCCCCAGGTGAAACACAAGTTCACCGTGGGCATCCTGGCTTACGTGAGTCGCCGGGTATCCGAAGGTCCAGACATGCATGCCGGGCTTGACCGGATCAGTGAAGATCTTGAAGTGCTCTCGCACCTTCAGCGGGACATGGCATAGCGCCAGATCCCGTCCTGCCGGATGCTGGGCGATGTCCAGAATCGGAAACGGATCATAGAGATCCGGCGCACGTTTGCGGCAGACGATGTAGCGCTGTCCAGCCGGCAGGGCACCTCGGACGCAATGCCATGCCGTAACGAGAATGCCGTCGCCGACGAGAAAGCCAGTTCCGCATACGGCCGTCGGCCGCTGCCGAGCCTCGTCAAGAACGACGATAGGAAGAATGTCGTTGTAGGGGGCTACTCCCTCTTCCACCGACCACGCTCCCATAGTGCGGATAACGGCGCAAATCTCGGGCGGCGAAGCCGTACCGAGCATTTGCTGGTTCGCCGCTTCCTTCATGGCTTTCGGTTTCGTTCAAGGACCTCTTTGAGTTCCTGGATGCTGA
Protein-coding sequences here:
- a CDS encoding serine protease gives rise to the protein MKEAANQQMLGTASPPEICAVIRTMGAWSVEEGVAPYNDILPIVVLDEARQRPTAVCGTGFLVGDGILVTAWHCVRGALPAGQRYIVCRKRAPDLYDPFPILDIAQHPAGRDLALCHVPLKVREHFKIFTDPVKPGMHVWTFGYPATHVSQDAHGELVFHLGPRYLEGYITRGFVFPEAMGGPSGVWELDMQVPGGLSGAPLFFQGTDAALGVVFHAHEVETVETFRSIDPVTGKREPEVVRVIQFGLAHPIELVLELQGQASGGRVLRELM